The genome window tctccatctccacaCAGTGACACATCCTCCATCACTGTAAACAGTGAGTGACTTCTTTTCCTGTGCTTTGAAATATTGATATTGATGATATTGAATTATATTCTGGGTAATGATTGTTATTACAGTGTGAGTCACACTCACCTAAGATGACACATAATTATCATAATGAATCAATAAGTTAAATGTTAATAGTTAAACATGATGACTGAGGTGTGACAGTTGGACTTCTGTGATTGTGAGCATTGTTTAAAATTGTTGCTACAACATGCTGTGTACTTGTTAACAGAATAACACATTGTGTTTAATGACTTTTCATTGATTCTTTTGTAGGTCAAAAACCAGCGCTGACTGTTCAACATTTTATTGGTGACTACGTTCACTTCTCTTGTTCACTGCCTGGATCTGCTGATAGTGAGACAAGATGTAATCTTTACTTTGGAGAAACCAGTCGTCTAGTCCTAAATACAACCATCAGGAAGACAAAGAGCTCAACTAAGAAAAAGTGGTTCTGTCAGTTCTATGTCACAATAGATGATTTCCTGAGACATCTATGTTTCATTCAACAAAAGGAAGCCAGTTGTGATTACAGTTTGGGAAGTGAACACAACTCTTTGTCTCCTCGTAGTGATGGACGCAACTTGACTGGTAAGTTAGTGAAGACATGGATACACATACAAGTATGACTTCACTGTTTGAGTCTAACCCTGAACTTAAAGTCACTGAGGAGCTGAACTGACAGACTCATAAATGATGCATCCTCCATGACTCAGtatactgtgtgtttactgaaatAAGAGCAGTCCAAATATTTCCTCTCCTGGTTTTACATGATATATTTATCACTCACAGCACAGGGATCTTCAGTTGTTCACACAAGAGTCTGTTACAGCAGTTCACAAATTTCTCCataacattttcactgtttctttccTGTAACATTTACCCTGCATGATGGTCAAAATCCATCTGCCCATTCTGTCTAATGGCACCTGACACCTGATTGAAAGTCCTTAACTATATCCAccaaatatttcagtcaggatAAATGTTCTATGGttattatttttgaataatTTGTGTTGATGTGGCTGTGCAATTAACAGAAAGAGCAAaattgttaatttattttttcaaacataaaaTTGACAGGCACAAATTAATTTCCTTTTACTGCAGATATTGTGAAAAGAGAATCACCTGTTGCCTGCACAACATCATCATCCACTGTGACCACAGGTAGGACATGTTATACATCTAAACAGAAACCAAGAGCATCATCACCATTATAACCACTatatttttgtgcatttattcaCTTTGTGCATTTCCTGTGAAACCACCATCAGGTAACAAAATTATAGATGTATTCGTCTGACATTAGTTAAACACACAgttcatgtttctgttattgCTGCTGTTCAAGTTACTGCACAAATACACTGTTCAACACATTTGTCCACACATGAAACTGACAGATCCAAATCCATCATTTGTTATTGTAGATATTGTGGAAGTAGAATCACCCACAACGCAGACTATGACAACATTCACTACAACCACAGGTAAGACATGCTACACATCTATTTAACAGGTCTGACTGTGAGCAGGCTTTGTGCTTCAACTCCAATAAATGGTAACAAATTACACTGTCATTGTATGTCTTTTTCTGAGCACTGCAACTATTATGTACTTTTCTTCATTCACCAGGTTTGACTGTTGGTGCACCAGGGAAAGATGaggaacattttatttctacttcCCCAACACCAGAGAAACCAGCATCAGGTGAAACAGTTGCTCAGTAATTTTCTCAGtgattcacacaaacatttcatatgttgaaatatataattttaaaattcatttaacatttatttgtgtttttctataaACAGTTTCTGCTATTCTCAGCACTACAATTAGTGTGACCTCTGCAAACAAAACTCTGTTACAAGGAGACAACAATACAGGTGCGATTCTTATTatgatgtttcagtgttttttttattattacagtggGTCAGAAACTTCATAAGCTTCACTGAGGCTAGCTTGTTTTCTTAAACCCCACTAAAGCCAGAGGGAAGCAAAAAGCATGTGATTACTTACACATGGTGCATATTTTAGTAATACATATATTATGCTGTTCATTTTAGAAGTATTTCTCTTCCCTTGGCaatttgacatattttgcaACAAGTTACTTTGAGCtgcacaaacatgttttttgaaaaatgtgaacagATATCTTAGatttaatgttttaacattAAGAATAGTTTCCATCACATCCACAGTGAACATGTTTCTGCTGGGTTTGAGCcttatttgttatttaattaCTAATATTTTGACTGTGTACATACTAAATCCTGTTTGTAAGACTCAAACTCAAACTAGCTTGTTCTTTTAAATCTCCACTGAAAACAGTTACAGATGAGGAAACATCATCTAGAAATATAGCAAATTAACATACTGTTTAGTATTTTTCAATCTGAAAACTTTTGCAGCACATTACCTTGTGTTGTAAAAACAATTCACAGAATTTTAGGTATTTCAGTCATGTCATATGCTttctgcaaaatgtaaaaatgtttatgaaattGTATTTTATAATATAGGAAACTGTTGGATAAAATCACATGATACTatgaaaatgacataaaatccttttataataaaatatcataagGACCTATTTTCTGTTTGAACTCAGAAAACATGACCGTGACAGACTGACATTACACATGAGAAAACAACATCATCCAGTCAGGTGTTTATGGATGACACAGACCtcaaatcaaatacaaatatttcaataaattCTCTTGTGGTCTTATGGAAAATATCACTGAGACACAAAAGTGAtggatgtttttattattattattattatttctggtATTTAAACATACAGCTTACCTTGTATTACCacaattatattatatattatataaaaatataataaaaaaataaaaaggagaaattAATACAACTCTTTAATAGTgaagaaaaattacaatttgtcattttaatcagCCATTGTACATGAGTGACAATgaattaattatatattaactaatattattttcaaatttaCTAACTGATTTGTTTAGAACAATTTTTAACCAGTGGTTAAAAACTGTAATACTCACACTGTAATATTCAGAGCTAACCATAAAAAATGCTGACACActataaaaaattaaaaacagtatttAAGAAGATCAgaagtaaatatttttgttcCATCCAACACTTTAATATTGTGGATGATGATCAACATTACAGTTTGGCAGCTCCACCAGCAGAAGTCAAGGTTTTTCCTCTGgttgtaattgtgtgtgttgatagtagagatggatgtgtgtgtctgtctgtcctttatATTAACACTTTGGACTTTTGTTAATGACTTGTTCTCTTCATACAGAGCGGATGATACAGATGATTGGAACAGGTGTGACTCTGGGTGTCCTGGTGCTTGGATTGGCTCTTCTCTTTAATCAAAGCAGGATTGGTAAGAATTTAGTTTATTCTAAAACTCAGCTGCAGTTGTAAGAAATAGTATTAACTATAGAAGTGTATTAAgttgtgctttgttttctgtttcagatgaCAGGGAATATATGGTGAGTCTCAACAGTGAACGAGTGACAATTTCAAATCCTCTGATTTGACCGAGGctgctgtctctcttccttctctctaaCATTGTATTAAATCCTTTTCAGGTTGGTTATGGTGAAACCTACACCATCGTCACCTATGAATGCAACACTGGTGAGCTGATTTTCTTGTAACATGATTTTtagaaaatatatatgtttatagATGATgatagatttatttttcatatcaaGCACCTAAAAAGAAATGACTGTGGCATTTTACTGGTTGGATACATGTAATACTGTCATATCTTATTTTCATGTAAGTGGAAAACTGTCTGTTACCAGCCCAGCTAACTGACATGAGAACCCTGGTACAGTGGTGGAACAAATtaaacactgatcagccacTTGGTGGAGCAAGTGCTGCTAAAATGATTAAACAGTAACAACGTGTCATCACAGGTACAGTCAAGAAAATGTGAGCGCTCTCAGATGTGAAAAAAGTTGTTATTGTGGCACAAAGaatttaaaatgttcagcttttgaAATCTTGATGAAAACATAACACTGGGGAACATTTACACTTGACTGAGAGCATTTAagtcatgtctgtttgtttcttttcagagTGACAGCAGCTGCATCACACCTGAGAGACACAGTGTGCAGCGCTCCACAGTCATTTTGATTCCAAGTGTTGTTTGTCTTGCagcttttctctttgctttcttATATACAAATAATTGTTGAATTAGAATTGTAGAATGATCTGAAGACTTTATTGAACTTTAATGAATTGatagaaacagaacagaagatAACATGTATCATGTGTTTCAGTGCTTtaagtaataaaaacattatacaCAACTATTAAATATAAGTCTCATTCATTTCAAACCACTTTACACCAGAGGAGTGATTCACATGTGCAATACACCACATATATACAGAGTGAACAGTAAAAACCAATtacaaaacaatattaattCATAACTAGAGACCATCTTACAACAGGATCACCACAGTTCTGACCCATGAATACTCAGTAGTTATTACTATGTTGTTACATGACTACTCAGTTCTCATGGGTCAGACCACAATCATAACACTCAGCCTTCATTTTGTTCTGAACTACGCACATGTGTAAAGTTTTGTGACAGACAAACATATAAACAAGACTACATTTTAtcataatgacacacacacactcacaagcagCTGGTAATAAGACAATGAACAGGGTGAACtatcactgatgttttttcaaaatgacttaAAAATATTAATCCAGGACATGTGACATCTTTTCAACCAGAGTGAAGAAAACACAGTTTGTGCAGCAATATTTATAGATATGAATTAAAATGGTTGAATGATCAGGActgagaaatgagaaataagTGAATGTTTAGGTAGAGCCAGATAAACACCATGAACAGAcaaagtgagtgtgaatgtttttaaagaaataacgTGCCGTCTTTCCTCAGAGGTTTGTCTCTAGTGTGGTAGATTTGTGCTAAATTAAACACATGTACTATCTGAAACAGgatgtaaagtgtgtgtttctatttgtGTGATTGTCTTTTGATGCTTGCTGTGGTTTTCTTGTTCTGTGAAGTGACACTTCTGTGTGTTAGAGTCTGTGTAGTCAGACACACAACTATCCTCTTTGGAGGATTATCTTCAGTCTCAGTATTCAGCTTCATCATGGCTGGACGCCTGTTGTTTGTCATCCTCATGTGTGAGTTAAACCTTCTATACATGTTGTAATCATTAATGTAGGCTGCACTTAAATTTGATCTTTTTATGTTTggatattttgtgttttgtgtgtttttactgtctgAGTTGTTGCTTTTTGCTGATTATTGTTAAATTCTCGTGGAACTGCAGTGAGATGTATCTTGGTCTCTGTCTTGACCTTTACTCCTACCTCTGACTGAcagaatgacacattttttattttttcttgaagTTATTAATGAGTTATTATAACATCTAGTTACCTTGTTAACACATCGTATTTCCAACAGGTTCCTTTCATGAGATTCAAGTTCAAGGTCAGAGTCTGATCAATCTATAATCTCATATCTAGCTCTATTGTTATCACTGTGTTGTAGTCTCTTATCAGTTTGACTATTTGTATACATAGTTTGGTTGtacaatgtatttttctttaattaccCCACTTTAAATCACAATTTCTTAGTAGGAATATTCTGACATTAATGTGGTTTTTAATtgtttactatttttttctttcatataacaattgttttttttttttttcctccaaaaccttcagctcttcctccacctaaactgacagtgaatccACCggcgatcacagagacagactcagtcacattgaactgtcagactccatcatctgtttctgtgtctcagtgttatttctacactgtgaGGGAAGAAACCAAAGTCTTCTCTTGtctgaagacactgacagggactgagctgctgttgatggctcatcagagttcacctgctgtagttgaactgaaatgtttttacgGTGTAAAGTCTGGAGgttcagtttctccatctccacaCAGTGACACATCCTCCATCACTGTAAACAGTGAGTGACTTCTTTTCCTGTGCCTTGATATGTATAGTACTACTGCAGTATAACTCAGTGACATTGTGTttatagaatatatatatatttttatagattaTATATAGATAATATAAACttgatttgacagtttttagTCAGTTTggttatacagtatatttttctttacttcctCTGTTGCAATTTCTCATTTGAAATTTTACGATTTTAACACAACTATTAAGTATTTGAtataacaaatgtttttttctccaaaaattTTTAGACTTTACTCCACCtaaactgacagtgaatccaccggtgatcacagagacagactcagtcacattgaactgtcagactccatcatctgtttctgtgtctcattgttatttctacactgtgaGTGGAGGAACAGTCAGAGTCTTCTCCTGtctgaagacactgacagggactgagctgctgaacatggctcatcagagttcacctgctgtggTTAAAGTGAAATGTTATTATGATGTAATGTATCCATCTCCAGAGAGTGATTTGTCCACCATTGTCATAAGTGAGTTAACACTGCTGCTTGTTACAGGGGGGTCAGGTGTCCAGAGTCAGTGTTAGTCAATTTGTCTCCTCTGTCATTATTAATTTATCACCAGGAATGTATGTAAACAAAAGCAATTTTCACTTGTTTAATGCAATGTATGCTTCAattttccagctcttcctccagctaaactgacagtgaatccaccagtgatcacagagacagactcagtcacacTGAACTGTCAGACTCCATCATCTGTTTATGTGTCTCAGtgttatttctacactgtgaGGGAAGAAACCAAAGTCTTCCCCTGtctgaagacactgacagggactgagctgctgttgatggctcatcagagttcacctgctgtggttgaactgaaatgtttttacagtgtaaagtCTGGAGCTTTAGATTCTCCATCTCCACACAGTGACACATCCTCCATCACTGTAAACAGTGAGTGACTTCTTTTCCTGTGCTTTGATATGTTATCATATAGTACTAATGCAGTATAACTCAGTGACATGTATTGTGTCATATTTCAGGTGTTATtgacagagagaacaaaatgaAGAGAGATGATGATTCAACAACTTCCTTTCCCAGTAATAAAATACCACCTGTGGGATGAGATGTTACAATTAGCATTTTATAATAATTAGATTTTGTCATCAGTTTTCACTCTATTCTGATTAATGATTGTTGTTACAGTGTGAGTCACACTCACCTAAGATGACACATAATTATCATAATGAATCAGTAAAACATGATGACTGAGGTGTGACAGTTGGACTTCTGTGATTGTGAGCATTGTTTAAAATTGTTGCTACAACATGCTGTGTACTTGTTAACAGAATAACACATTGTGTTTAATGACTTTTCATTGATTCTTTTGTAGGTCAAAAACCACAGATGAGTGTTCAACATTTTATCGGTGACTACGTTCACTTCTCTTGTTCACTGCCTGGATCTGCTGATAGTGAGACAAGATGTAATCTTTACTTTGGAGAAACCAGTCGTCCAGTCCAAACTACAACCATCAGGAAGACAAAGAGCTCAACTAAGAAAAAGTGGTTCTGTCAGTTCTATGTCACAATAGATGATTTCCTGAGACATCTATGTTTCGTTCAACAAAAGGAAGCCAGTTGTGATTACAGTTTGGGAAGTGAACACAACTCTTTGTCTCCTCGTAGTGATGGACGCAACTTGACTGGTAAGTTAGTGAAGACATGGATACACATACAAGTATGACTTCACTGTTTGAGTCTAACCCTGAACTTAAAGTCACTGAGGAGCTGAACTGACAGACTCATAAATGATGCATCCTCCATGACTCAGtatactgtgtgtttactgaaatAAGAGCAGTCCAAATATTTCCTCTCCTGGTTTTACATGATATATTTATCACTCACAGCACAGGGATCTTCAGTTGTTCACACAAGAGTCTGTTACAGCAGTTCACACATTTTTCCataacattttcactgttaCTTTCCTGTAACATTTACCCTGCATGATGGTCAAAATCCATCTGCCCATTCTGTCTAATGGCACCTGACACCTGATTGAAAGTCCTTAACTATAACCTGTATGAACAGCATCAATGAAAGTTGACATTCTGTGTACAAACTGTGAACCACATTATATTGACCTTAACATGGAAATTACTTTTACACTGTTtgtgacacaacacaacatgtgCTGATGAATTTCTGACACTGCCATCACTACAGCCATAAAACAGTAGTCTTTAGttttgacacagaaacacagtaaatgtCCTGTGGTTTTTAGTTTTGAAAGTTTTGTGcaaatcacagaaataaaattgcAGAAATGTTCATACACATAAAACTGACAAGcacaaattaattttcttttactgtaGATATTGTGGAAAAAGAATCACCACCCATTGCCTGCACAACATCATCATCCACTGTGACCACAGGTACGACATGTTATACATCTGAACAGAAACCAAGAACATCATCACCATTATAACCACTatatttttgtgcatttattcaCCAGGTGTGACTGTAAACAGACCTCACTCTTCCACTCCTGTAACTCCTGTGAAAACACCATCAGGTAACAAAATTATAGATGTATTTGTCTGACATTAGTTAAACACACAgttcatgtttctgttattgCTGCTGCTCAAGTGACTGCACAAATACTCTGTTCTACACATTTGTCCACACGTGAAACTGACAGGTCCAAATCCATCATCTGTTATTGTAAACACTGTGGAACCAGAGTCTCCTACAACGCAGACTATGTCGACATTTACCACAACCACATGTAGGACATGCTagacatttaaaagaaaatctagAACATTATCACAACAGGCCGTTGCTTTAACTTCTGTAATTCTTGTGAAAACCACATCAGGTCACACAATGAGTGATATGATTTTATGTAATGTACTTTAATTTATTCAGCTGCTGGTGCAACACATGACACTGGTGGAAATGCCCCTACTTTCCTAACATCAGTGGATCCAGTAACAGGTGATATAGTTACTCATGTTCTCAATGATTCAGACTGACttttcattaaatgttaaatttgttttaatgttaaacagTTCTTCTGTTACTGATGTAACTCTCACTGGTGCAGGTAGTTTGACCTCTGCTGACACAACTTGTATGAATCCAACATCTGGTGATGAAACAACAGGTGGACCTATTATTCTCATCATTTTTTTGGATCATAACACTATCATGCTTTACTGTGAGTGTTACACATAATGTATAACTCTTTTCAGAATATTATGACtataatgaaatgtattttcattaatttaCAGGTCTGACTGTTGGTGCACCAAGGAAAGATGaggaacattttatttctatttcccAAACACCAGAGAAACCAGCATCAGGTGAAACAGTTATTAAGTTTCTCAATGattcacacagacataaaaaaaaaagcttttagaTGGCGACAGAGgaaagatgacaggaaatgatgaagCAAGATCCTGAACCTAAGactgaatattttaatgttaaaaactgtcactgtctcaTTTACAGTGAGCATACACAATGCGTGATCAGAAAGTTCCAGgactgtatattgtatatttatgtcTTAAACTTGATTCATAATGTTCACAACTTTATCTGTTTAAGTGTTTGATTTCATAtgatttaaagtttttaaataagaaatacTTGTCTTTGACACACTGTCTTCCTGCTTTTGTATTAGAAGTTCGACTGACACTGTTTTACCTCCATAACAGAAATGGGGATATGGATGTTTGTGATAGTTGGTGTTGGTGTGGCTGTGGGTGTCATCTCACTGGGACTGGCACTTCTCTGCATCAGAAGAAGAAGTGGTGAGAACAGTGTCGATATATACGTCTGGTAAAGCTTGAATGTACTTTTCCAAcgtaaacatacacacaagtatACTGAAATTTGGAGGTTTCAGAAtggaaaaagtcaaaaaagtcaaaccAATGcaagtgaaaaacaaataaactgtacTAATGTAGACAGATAACAGATTATACAGTATGCTTTGGCTTGGACTGCAGTAATCAGGAAATATTAGAAACAGCTGTATCAGCCAATACAACTTAAGTGCGCTTCCtgaaatctctctctgtctgttttcttttcttttttttgttgttgttgtttgtttgttgtttttgcatttttcagcGAGGCGCTCTGACAAGAGGTAAGTGATCTttcttgtttcactttttaagcaAAAGCTGACTAGGTTGATTCAGATAAACTACACTAGTTTATCCTTTTATTCAGCCACTGAGCAGAATCACTGGAACAGTTGTGACATTAGTGTTTTTCTTAAGGGCAGCAGGACATTAGTGGAAGAAGCTCATAATGTGGATAAAACCTCTCTTCCTTTATTTCTGTACAGGGCA of Lates calcarifer isolate ASB-BC8 linkage group LG12, TLL_Latcal_v3, whole genome shotgun sequence contains these proteins:
- the LOC108886528 gene encoding uncharacterized protein LOC108886528 isoform X1; the protein is MAGRLLFVILMCSFHEIQVQALPPPKLTVNPPAITETDSVTLNCQTPSSVSVSQCYFYTVREETKVFSCLKTLTGTELLLMAHQSSPAVVELKCFYGVKSGGSVSPSPHSDTSSITVNNFTPPKLTVNPPVITETDSVTLNCQTPSSVSVSHCYFYTVSGGTVRVFSCLKTLTGTELLNMAHQSSPAVVKVKCYYDVMYPSPESDLSTIVITLPPAKLTVNPPVITETDSVTLNCQTPSSVYVSQCYFYTVREETKVFPCLKTLTGTELLLMAHQSSPAVVELKCFYSVKSGALDSPSPHSDTSSITVNSVIDRENKMKRDDDSTTSFPSQKPQMSVQHFIGDYVHFSCSLPGSADSETRCNLYFGETSRPVQTTTIRKTKSSTKKKWFCQFYVTIDDFLRHLCFVQQKEASCDYSLGSEHNSLSPRSDGRNLTDIVEKESPPIACTTSSSTVTTGVTVNRPHSSTPVTPVKTPSAAGATHDTGGNAPTFLTSVDPVTGSLTSADTTCMNPTSGDETTGGPIILIIFLDHNTIMLYCLTVGAPRKDEEHFISISQTPEKPASEMGIWMFVIVGVGVAVGVISLGLALLCIRRRSARRSDKRAQASDTGDSMCKRNLDCGGPVPAGDDETYSVITSVPGATVYTDGLLADSEKLNRREPQNDYSDIYHLYCTISEEPTALALRDMVYSSVQPH
- the LOC108886528 gene encoding uncharacterized protein LOC108886528 isoform X2; amino-acid sequence: MAGRLLFVILMCSFHEIQVQALPPPKLTVNPPAITETDSVTLNCQTPSSVSVSQCYFYTVREETKVFSCLKTLTGTELLLMAHQSSPAVVELKCFYGVKSGGSVSPSPHSDTSSITVNNFTPPKLTVNPPVITETDSVTLNCQTPSSVSVSHCYFYTVSGGTVRVFSCLKTLTGTELLNMAHQSSPAVVKVKCYYDVMYPSPESDLSTIVITLPPAKLTVNPPVITETDSVTLNCQTPSSVYVSQCYFYTVREETKVFPCLKTLTGTELLLMAHQSSPAVVELKCFYSVKSGALDSPSPHSDTSSITVNSVIDRENKMKRDDDSTTSFPSQKPQMSVQHFIGDYVHFSCSLPGSADSETRCNLYFGETSRPVQTTTIRKTKSSTKKKWFCQFYVTIDDFLRHLCFVQQKEASCDYSLGSEHNSLSPRSDGRNLTDIVEKESPPIACTTSSSTVTTGVTVNRPHSSTPVTPVKTPSAAGATHDTGGNAPTFLTSVDPVTGSLTSADTTCMNPTSGDETTGGPIILIIFLDHNTIMLYCLTVGAPRKDEEHFISISQTPEKPASEMGIWMFVIVGVGVAVGVISLGLALLCIRRRSARRSDKRAQASDTGDSMCKRNLDCGGPVPAGDDETYSVITSVPGATDGLLADSEKLNRREPQNDYSDIYHLYCTISEEPTALALRDMVYSSVQPH
- the LOC108886528 gene encoding uncharacterized protein LOC108886528 isoform X3 gives rise to the protein MAGRLLFVILMCSFHEIQVQALPPPKLTVNPPAITETDSVTLNCQTPSSVSVSQCYFYTVREETKVFSCLKTLTGTELLLMAHQSSPAVVELKCFYGVKSGGSVSPSPHSDTSSITVNNFTPPKLTVNPPVITETDSVTLNCQTPSSVSVSHCYFYTVSGGTVRVFSCLKTLTGTELLNMAHQSSPAVVKVKCYYDVMYPSPESDLSTIVITLPPAKLTVNPPVITETDSVTLNCQTPSSVYVSQCYFYTVREETKVFPCLKTLTGTELLLMAHQSSPAVVELKCFYSVKSGALDSPSPHSDTSSITVNSVIDRENKMKRDDDSTTSFPSQKPQMSVQHFIGDYVHFSCSLPGSADSETRCNLYFGETSRPVQTTTIRKTKSSTKKKWFCQFYVTIDDFLRHLCFVQQKEASCDYSLGSEHNSLSPRSDGRNLTDIVEKESPPIACTTSSSTVTTGVTVNRPHSSTPVTPVKTPSAAGATHDTGGNAPTFLTSVDPVTGSLTSADTTCMNPTSGDETTGLTVGAPRKDEEHFISISQTPEKPASEMGIWMFVIVGVGVAVGVISLGLALLCIRRRSARRSDKRAQASDTGDSMCKRNLDCGGPVPAGDDETYSVITSVPGATVYTDGLLADSEKLNRREPQNDYSDIYHLYCTISEEPTALALRDMVYSSVQPH
- the LOC108886528 gene encoding uncharacterized protein LOC108886528 isoform X4 → MAGRLLFVILMCSFHEIQVQALPPPKLTVNPPAITETDSVTLNCQTPSSVSVSQCYFYTVREETKVFSCLKTLTGTELLLMAHQSSPAVVELKCFYGVKSGGSVSPSPHSDTSSITVNNFTPPKLTVNPPVITETDSVTLNCQTPSSVSVSHCYFYTVSGGTVRVFSCLKTLTGTELLNMAHQSSPAVVKVKCYYDVMYPSPESDLSTIVITLPPAKLTVNPPVITETDSVTLNCQTPSSVYVSQCYFYTVREETKVFPCLKTLTGTELLLMAHQSSPAVVELKCFYSVKSGALDSPSPHSDTSSITVNSQKPQMSVQHFIGDYVHFSCSLPGSADSETRCNLYFGETSRPVQTTTIRKTKSSTKKKWFCQFYVTIDDFLRHLCFVQQKEASCDYSLGSEHNSLSPRSDGRNLTDIVEKESPPIACTTSSSTVTTGVTVNRPHSSTPVTPVKTPSAAGATHDTGGNAPTFLTSVDPVTGSLTSADTTCMNPTSGDETTGGPIILIIFLDHNTIMLYCLTVGAPRKDEEHFISISQTPEKPASEMGIWMFVIVGVGVAVGVISLGLALLCIRRRSARRSDKRAQASDTGDSMCKRNLDCGGPVPAGDDETYSVITSVPGATVYTDGLLADSEKLNRREPQNDYSDIYHLYCTISEEPTALALRDMVYSSVQPH
- the LOC108886528 gene encoding uncharacterized protein LOC108886528 isoform X5, giving the protein MAGRLLFVILMCSFHEIQVQALPPPKLTVNPPAITETDSVTLNCQTPSSVSVSQCYFYTVREETKVFSCLKTLTGTELLLMAHQSSPAVVELKCFYGVKSGGSVSPSPHSDTSSITVNSQKPQMSVQHFIGDYVHFSCSLPGSADSETRCNLYFGETSRPVQTTTIRKTKSSTKKKWFCQFYVTIDDFLRHLCFVQQKEASCDYSLGSEHNSLSPRSDGRNLTDIVEKESPPIACTTSSSTVTTGVTVNRPHSSTPVTPVKTPSAAGATHDTGGNAPTFLTSVDPVTGSLTSADTTCMNPTSGDETTGGPIILIIFLDHNTIMLYCLTVGAPRKDEEHFISISQTPEKPASEMGIWMFVIVGVGVAVGVISLGLALLCIRRRSARRSDKRAQASDTGDSMCKRNLDCGGPVPAGDDETYSVITSVPGATVYTDGLLADSEKLNRREPQNDYSDIYHLYCTISEEPTALALRDMVYSSVQPH